In one window of Canis lupus baileyi chromosome 12, mCanLup2.hap1, whole genome shotgun sequence DNA:
- the C12H1orf162 gene encoding transmembrane protein C1orf162 homolog isoform X2 encodes MGGGGSRPAPDDGRPSPSRSPSASPSPSPAVATVAAASTAPQHPAIQHLAFAFLAGVLLTLLLLALVFFIVKCCRKCHSSPWALDPPLDPHSGHDPPAKLSSPEGALTYAKVTFKISEETNNHLTEKHSANLDPVVYAQVKVTDSPYLSNEA; translated from the exons ATGGGAGGAGGGGGTTCCAGACCTGCCCCCGACGATG GCCGACCGAGCCCCAGCCGGAGCCCCAGCGCgagccccagcccgagccccGCGGTCGCGACGGTCGCCGCCGCCTCCACCGCGCCGCAGCACCCGGC CATCCAGCATTTGGCCTTCGCCTTTCTTGCTGGGGTCCTGCTGACGCTGCTTCTGCTGGCCCTCGTCTTCTTCATTGTAAAATGCTGCAGGAAAT GTCACTCCAGTCCCTGGGCCCTGGATCCTCCCTTAGACCCTCACTCCGGCCATGATCCTCCAGCCAAG CTCTCATCCCCGGAGGGAGCACTTACCTATGCTAAAGTAACTTTCAAAATCTCAGAAGAAACGAACAATCACCTGACTGAGAAACATTCTGCGAACTTGGACCCCGTTGTCTATGCTCAAGTCAAAGTGACAGACTCTCCCTACCTTTCCAATGAGGCCTGA
- the C12H1orf162 gene encoding transmembrane protein C1orf162 homolog isoform X1 gives MGGGGSRPAPDDGKSRTETVTSLTAKATWTGLTSRPSPSRSPSASPSPSPAVATVAAASTAPQHPAIQHLAFAFLAGVLLTLLLLALVFFIVKCCRKCHSSPWALDPPLDPHSGHDPPAKLSSPEGALTYAKVTFKISEETNNHLTEKHSANLDPVVYAQVKVTDSPYLSNEA, from the exons ATGGGAGGAGGGGGTTCCAGACCTGCCCCCGACGATGGTAAGTCCAGGACAGAAACCGTTACCAGCCTCACTGCTAAGGCAACATGGACTGGATTAACCA GCCGACCGAGCCCCAGCCGGAGCCCCAGCGCgagccccagcccgagccccGCGGTCGCGACGGTCGCCGCCGCCTCCACCGCGCCGCAGCACCCGGC CATCCAGCATTTGGCCTTCGCCTTTCTTGCTGGGGTCCTGCTGACGCTGCTTCTGCTGGCCCTCGTCTTCTTCATTGTAAAATGCTGCAGGAAAT GTCACTCCAGTCCCTGGGCCCTGGATCCTCCCTTAGACCCTCACTCCGGCCATGATCCTCCAGCCAAG CTCTCATCCCCGGAGGGAGCACTTACCTATGCTAAAGTAACTTTCAAAATCTCAGAAGAAACGAACAATCACCTGACTGAGAAACATTCTGCGAACTTGGACCCCGTTGTCTATGCTCAAGTCAAAGTGACAGACTCTCCCTACCTTTCCAATGAGGCCTGA